Proteins encoded within one genomic window of Amorphoplanes friuliensis DSM 7358:
- a CDS encoding beta-N-acetylhexosaminidase yields MIPRPSAVTHRAGAFELHPSLPVVAEPGLEGVASWLRGLLPAGGISLRHAPDLPAEGYLLDVTERGIDIRGGSAAGVFYGVQTLRQLLPASALRRARIGDSPLLVPAVRIEDAPRFGWRGVLLDVARHFMPVAGVLRFIDLAAFHKLNVLHLHLTDDQGWRIEVPGRPRLTTVGAWRPATMLGSRIHDRYDTRPHGGFYTADDLLEIVAYAAERHVTVVPEIDMPGHMQAAIAAYPELGNGFAGGVRTSWGISPHVLNVSDTALDFCRAVLDHVCEIFPGELIGIGGDECPAGEWDSPAARERIAAEGLAGPHELQAWFTARMAEHLKNHGRRVLGWDEILAGGAPAGATIAAWRGAEPAVLAARAGHDVVSCPDTSVYLDYRQSTGPGEPTPVGTLLTLADVYAFDPVPAGLSDAEAARILGGQANVWTEHLESARRVDYQTYPRLCAFAETVWGPPRRDFAGFTTRLGPHLERLDALGVNYRPPSGPRPWDARPDAPGHPRDLADRLAELHEMTADLRRP; encoded by the coding sequence TTGATCCCGCGCCCGTCCGCCGTCACCCATCGGGCCGGCGCCTTCGAACTGCACCCGTCGTTGCCCGTCGTGGCCGAGCCCGGCCTGGAGGGTGTCGCGTCTTGGCTGCGCGGCCTGCTCCCGGCCGGTGGCATCAGCCTGCGACACGCCCCCGACCTGCCCGCCGAGGGTTACCTCCTGGACGTGACCGAGCGGGGGATCGACATCCGGGGCGGTTCGGCGGCCGGGGTCTTCTACGGTGTGCAGACGCTGCGGCAGCTCCTGCCGGCCTCGGCCCTGCGCCGCGCCCGCATCGGCGACAGCCCGCTGCTGGTGCCCGCGGTCCGCATCGAGGACGCGCCGCGTTTCGGCTGGCGGGGTGTGCTGCTGGACGTCGCGCGGCACTTCATGCCCGTCGCCGGCGTGCTGCGCTTCATCGACCTGGCGGCGTTCCACAAACTCAACGTCCTGCACCTGCACCTGACCGACGACCAGGGCTGGCGGATCGAGGTGCCCGGCCGGCCCCGGCTCACCACGGTCGGCGCGTGGCGGCCGGCCACCATGCTGGGCTCGCGGATCCACGACCGGTACGACACCCGGCCGCACGGCGGGTTCTACACCGCGGACGACCTGCTCGAGATCGTCGCGTACGCGGCCGAGCGGCACGTCACCGTCGTCCCCGAGATAGACATGCCCGGCCACATGCAGGCGGCGATCGCGGCGTACCCGGAGCTGGGCAACGGTTTTGCCGGTGGGGTGCGGACGTCGTGGGGGATCTCCCCGCACGTCCTGAACGTCTCCGACACGGCGCTGGACTTCTGTCGCGCGGTCCTCGACCACGTCTGCGAGATCTTCCCCGGTGAGCTGATCGGCATCGGCGGCGACGAGTGCCCGGCCGGTGAGTGGGACAGCCCGGCCGCCCGCGAACGCATCGCAGCCGAAGGGCTGGCCGGTCCGCACGAACTGCAGGCCTGGTTCACCGCGCGGATGGCCGAGCACCTGAAGAACCACGGTCGCCGCGTCCTCGGATGGGACGAGATCCTCGCCGGCGGCGCACCCGCCGGTGCCACCATCGCGGCGTGGCGTGGTGCCGAACCGGCGGTGCTCGCCGCCCGTGCCGGCCACGACGTGGTCTCCTGCCCGGACACGTCGGTCTACCTCGACTACCGCCAGTCCACCGGCCCCGGCGAGCCCACCCCCGTCGGCACGCTGCTCACCCTGGCCGACGTGTACGCGTTCGATCCCGTACCCGCCGGGCTCTCCGACGCCGAAGCGGCCCGGATCCTCGGCGGGCAGGCGAACGTCTGGACCGAGCACCTGGAATCGGCGCGCCGCGTCGACTACCAGACCTACCCGCGCCTGTGCGCGTTCGCCGAGACGGTCTGGGGTCCGCCGCGCCGCGACTTCGCCGGCTTCACCACCCGCCTCGGCCCGCACCTCGAACGCCTGGACGCGCTCGGGGTCAACTACCGTCCGCCGTCCGGCCCGCGCCCGTGGGACGCCCGCCCCGACGCGCCCGGCCATCCCCGTGACCTGGCGGACCGCCTCGCCGAGCTCCACGAGATGACCGCCGACCTGCGCCGGCCGTGA
- a CDS encoding carbohydrate ABC transporter permease encodes MRPGRRLLDAFAVLIALATIFPIYWMVLAAVKPPGEIQSLDQRPWTLAPTLDAFRRVVTVDNFGRYFLNSVLVALVVVVLSGLCAFLAAVALTRFRFRLRTTVLVLFLVAQMVPVEALTIPLFFLVRDLGAQVPGIGLNTLGSLMLVHTAFTLPFAIWMLRGFVAAVPDELDEAAQLDGAGRFTILWRILFPLVAPGLAATSVFSFITAWNDFLFARTFIISATDRQTLPMALLVFFKPDENDWGAIMAASTLMTVPVLIFFLLVRRRLVAGLGGAVKD; translated from the coding sequence GTGAGGCCCGGACGCCGTCTGCTGGACGCCTTCGCCGTGCTGATCGCCCTCGCGACGATCTTCCCGATCTACTGGATGGTCCTCGCCGCGGTGAAGCCGCCGGGCGAGATCCAGTCGCTCGACCAGCGCCCCTGGACCCTCGCGCCGACCCTCGACGCGTTCCGCCGCGTGGTCACCGTCGACAACTTCGGGCGTTACTTCCTCAACAGTGTGCTGGTGGCGCTGGTCGTGGTCGTGCTCTCCGGGCTGTGCGCGTTCCTGGCCGCGGTCGCGCTGACGCGCTTCCGCTTCCGCCTGCGCACCACCGTGCTGGTGCTCTTCCTGGTCGCCCAGATGGTTCCCGTCGAGGCCCTGACCATCCCGCTCTTCTTTTTGGTACGCGACCTCGGCGCGCAGGTGCCCGGCATAGGGCTCAACACGCTGGGCTCGCTGATGCTGGTGCACACCGCCTTCACGCTGCCGTTCGCGATCTGGATGCTGCGCGGTTTTGTCGCGGCGGTCCCCGACGAGCTCGACGAGGCGGCGCAGCTCGACGGCGCGGGCCGGTTCACGATCCTGTGGCGGATCCTGTTCCCGCTCGTCGCGCCGGGACTCGCCGCGACCAGCGTGTTCTCGTTCATCACGGCCTGGAACGACTTCCTGTTCGCCCGTACCTTCATCATCAGCGCGACCGACCGGCAGACACTGCCGATGGCGCTGCTGGTCTTCTTCAAGCCCGACGAGAACGACTGGGGGGCGATCATGGCGGCGTCGACGCTGATGACCGTGCCGGTGCTGATCTTCTTCCTGCTGGTGCGGCGCCGGCTCGTGGCCGGTCTCGGCGGGGCGGTGAAGGATTGA
- a CDS encoding carbohydrate ABC transporter permease, which translates to MRSAGRTPLWLLAPAAVVLGALFVYPMWQLGLLSVLDFRQAQVSGGQPARFVGTGNYAQLLGDTQFWSVLNATVLFAAACVVATLAVGAGLAVLLTRISRWPRLLLSLAAMAAWAVPAVSGSTVWMFLFDTDLGLVNQTLGLSGLNWMYDRYSAFALVGAVVVWHSFPFVMITLYAGIEAIPRSVLEAAAIDGASAWRTFWRIMVPILRPLLAIVVIQSIIWDFKVFTQIYVMTRGGGLAGQNLTLNVWAYQQAFAAGEYGLGAAIGVVMMVILLIVTLLYLRTLRRSGEPL; encoded by the coding sequence GTGAGATCCGCGGGACGGACACCGCTGTGGCTGCTGGCACCCGCGGCGGTCGTCCTCGGCGCGCTCTTCGTCTACCCGATGTGGCAGCTCGGCCTGCTGTCGGTGCTCGACTTCCGGCAGGCGCAGGTCAGCGGCGGGCAGCCGGCCCGGTTCGTGGGCACGGGCAACTACGCCCAGCTCCTGGGCGACACGCAGTTCTGGTCGGTGCTCAACGCCACGGTCCTCTTTGCGGCGGCCTGCGTGGTGGCGACACTCGCGGTCGGCGCCGGGCTGGCCGTGCTGCTCACCCGCATCAGCCGGTGGCCGCGGCTGCTGCTGTCACTGGCCGCGATGGCCGCCTGGGCCGTACCGGCGGTGTCCGGCTCGACGGTCTGGATGTTCCTCTTCGACACCGACCTCGGCCTGGTCAACCAGACCCTGGGCCTGTCCGGACTCAACTGGATGTACGACCGCTACAGCGCCTTCGCCCTGGTCGGCGCGGTGGTGGTGTGGCACTCGTTCCCGTTCGTGATGATCACGCTGTACGCCGGCATCGAGGCGATCCCGCGCTCGGTGCTGGAGGCCGCGGCCATCGACGGGGCGAGCGCCTGGCGGACCTTCTGGCGGATCATGGTGCCGATCCTGCGCCCGCTGCTGGCCATCGTGGTGATCCAGTCGATCATCTGGGACTTCAAGGTCTTCACCCAGATCTACGTGATGACCCGCGGCGGGGGCCTCGCGGGGCAGAACCTCACCCTCAACGTCTGGGCGTACCAGCAGGCGTTCGCGGCCGGTGAGTACGGCCTCGGCGCCGCGATCGGTGTGGTCATGATGGTGATCCTGCTGATCGTCACCCTGCTCTACCTGCGGACCCTGCGCCGGTCGGGTGAGCCGCTGTGA
- a CDS encoding extracellular solute-binding protein has translation MRLRLAATAALALTITACAPSTSSPSSAPSDGGERTGTLKVWLFDEPNRPPKEGVVQAAIAEFTAAHPGTKVDVAYIPVETRSERFKGAFNDPASAPDVVEYGNTDLPEYAAAGGLADLGATVSGWAEGADLGADAKASATYQGTLLGVPWFVGVRALYYRTDVFAELGLKAPASQADLVTAAHTIRAKKPEMFGIAVGGKYTFGALPFVWDAGGDITSINSPQSRTGLKVYTDLIRADNCPPQQCADLTGGKTVDLFASGKAGMGIIGNFNRAAVDAGAAKGKYAVVPLPGSQPGSIAPAFAGGNNLGIMKNSRRPALAADFLTLLAGKKYQARMYAAMGNLPTLKSARDEVAGKDPFLKPFLSTIDAGTKFVPLDPGWGKIDASAVLPTMIEKVATGRATVEQATDEAATAISAALTR, from the coding sequence ATGCGTCTGCGTCTGGCGGCCACCGCCGCTCTCGCCCTCACCATCACCGCGTGCGCCCCGTCCACCTCGTCACCGTCGTCCGCACCCTCGGACGGCGGCGAGCGGACGGGCACGCTCAAGGTCTGGCTCTTCGACGAGCCGAACCGCCCGCCCAAGGAGGGTGTGGTCCAGGCCGCGATCGCCGAGTTCACCGCCGCGCACCCGGGCACGAAGGTCGACGTCGCGTACATCCCGGTCGAGACGCGCAGCGAGCGTTTCAAGGGCGCCTTCAACGATCCGGCCAGCGCGCCGGACGTCGTCGAGTACGGCAACACCGACCTTCCGGAGTACGCGGCCGCGGGCGGTCTTGCCGATCTAGGCGCGACGGTGTCCGGCTGGGCCGAGGGCGCCGACCTGGGCGCCGACGCCAAGGCCAGCGCGACGTATCAGGGCACCCTGCTGGGCGTTCCATGGTTCGTCGGCGTGCGGGCGCTCTACTACCGCACCGACGTTTTTGCCGAGCTCGGTCTAAAGGCGCCGGCATCCCAGGCCGACCTGGTCACCGCCGCGCACACCATCCGCGCGAAGAAGCCGGAGATGTTCGGCATCGCGGTCGGCGGCAAGTACACCTTCGGCGCGCTGCCGTTCGTCTGGGACGCCGGTGGTGACATCACCTCGATCAACTCACCGCAGTCCCGCACCGGGTTGAAGGTCTACACCGACCTGATCCGCGCGGACAACTGCCCGCCGCAGCAGTGCGCCGACCTGACCGGTGGCAAGACCGTCGATCTCTTCGCGAGCGGCAAGGCCGGCATGGGCATCATCGGCAACTTCAACCGTGCCGCCGTCGACGCGGGCGCCGCCAAGGGCAAGTACGCGGTGGTTCCCCTGCCGGGCAGCCAACCGGGCTCGATCGCCCCGGCCTTCGCCGGCGGCAACAACCTCGGCATCATGAAGAACAGCAGGCGCCCGGCCCTGGCCGCCGACTTCCTCACCCTGCTGGCCGGCAAGAAATACCAGGCCCGCATGTACGCCGCCATGGGCAATCTCCCGACCCTGAAGTCCGCCCGTGACGAGGTGGCCGGGAAGGACCCGTTCCTGAAGCCGTTCCTGTCCACGATCGACGCCGGGACGAAGTTCGTGCCGCTCGACCCGGGCTGGGGCAAGATCGACGCGTCCGCCGTACTGCCCACGATGATCGAGAAGGTGGCCACCGGCCGGGCGACCGTCGAGCAGGCCACCGACGAGGCCGCCACGGCGATCTCGGCCGCCCTGACCCGGTGA
- a CDS encoding alanine racemase: protein MTLDIPDELIDWRAKGFWLPSGEVTTRDFAAAGHTLFDGSFTWPLLVVRDSAVRANIATMAAYADRHGFSFAPHAKTTMAPTLLDAQLAAGAWAMTVATASQALVLRRLGVPRVLIANEVLDATALRWLAAESARGWEVFLQVDSVAGVEAVAAAGGLPVLVELGHAGGRTGARTVEEVLTVARAAAAAPGVSLVGVTGYEGALPDAAAVDEFLATLVASARAMADLLPAEVLVSAGGSAWFDRVIKAIEGQWLDGHQVRAVLRSGASVTHDDGFYRERTPFNREPGEGGLASALEMWAQVLSTPEPGLAIVGMGKRDAPFDEGLPVAEGFTVTKLNDHHTYLSGGAPAVGDLVRFGLSHPCTAFDKWRFIPVADDDDVVVDVLHTYF, encoded by the coding sequence ATGACTCTCGACATCCCGGACGAGCTCATCGACTGGCGGGCGAAGGGCTTCTGGCTGCCCTCGGGTGAGGTGACGACCCGCGATTTTGCCGCCGCCGGGCACACGCTCTTCGACGGGTCCTTCACGTGGCCGCTGCTGGTGGTCCGTGACTCGGCGGTGCGCGCCAACATCGCGACGATGGCCGCGTACGCGGACCGGCACGGCTTCTCGTTCGCCCCGCACGCCAAGACGACGATGGCGCCGACGCTGCTGGACGCCCAGCTCGCGGCCGGTGCCTGGGCGATGACCGTGGCGACCGCGAGTCAGGCGCTGGTGCTGCGCCGGCTGGGTGTGCCGCGGGTGCTGATCGCCAACGAGGTGCTCGATGCGACGGCGCTGCGCTGGCTGGCGGCCGAGTCCGCCCGCGGCTGGGAGGTGTTCCTGCAGGTCGACTCGGTTGCGGGTGTCGAGGCGGTGGCGGCCGCGGGTGGGCTGCCGGTGCTGGTCGAGCTCGGTCACGCGGGTGGGCGCACGGGTGCGCGTACCGTCGAGGAGGTCTTGACCGTGGCCCGCGCGGCCGCCGCTGCGCCGGGCGTCTCGCTGGTCGGGGTGACGGGCTACGAGGGTGCGCTGCCGGACGCCGCCGCGGTCGACGAGTTCCTGGCCACGCTGGTCGCGTCGGCCCGGGCGATGGCCGATCTGCTGCCCGCGGAGGTGCTGGTCTCGGCCGGGGGCAGCGCGTGGTTCGACCGGGTGATCAAGGCGATCGAGGGGCAGTGGCTCGACGGGCACCAGGTCCGGGCGGTGCTGCGCAGCGGTGCCTCGGTCACGCACGACGACGGGTTCTACCGGGAGCGGACGCCGTTCAACCGCGAGCCGGGCGAGGGTGGTCTGGCGTCGGCGCTGGAGATGTGGGCGCAGGTGCTGTCCACACCGGAGCCCGGGCTGGCGATCGTCGGGATGGGCAAGCGGGATGCGCCTTTCGACGAGGGACTTCCGGTCGCCGAGGGGTTCACGGTGACCAAGCTCAACGACCACCACACCTACCTGTCCGGTGGCGCTCCCGCGGTCGGTGACCTGGTGCGATTCGGCCTGTCCCACCCCTGTACGGCCTTCGACAAGTGGCGCTTCATCCCGGTTGCGGACGATGACGACGTGGTTGTCGACGTCCTCCACACCTACTTCTGA